The genomic interval caaatctccaatgagatccaggtctACAAGGAGATTCAGtactccaaggagatccaggactccaacgagatccaaatctccaatgagatccgaatctccaaagattagagccaagtctccaaagatgggagcaaagtctccaatgagatcgagATCTCCAGGGAGAACcgaatctccaatgagatccaggtctACAAGGAGACTCAGGTCTCCAAAGAGATTTGAATCTCCAATCATATCAAGATCTCCAAgtagatccaaatctccaaggTTGAGAGCCAAGTCTCCAACGAGGAGAGTAAAGCTTCAGAGGGAGTATTTGGGCTACACAGTGTCCAACATGATACTGGAGGCTGTTTCCGCTTCCAAAGAGCGCCATGGAATATCCCTGCCTGCCTTGAAGAAGGCTCTGCAGGCTGGAGGATACGATGTTGCGAGGAACAACACCAGGGTCCTCCTCACCATCAGACGCCTAGTGGCCAGCAAAGCTTTGGTTCAGAAAAAGGgccaaataaaatacaaataaaatttgattgattgattgattgacacctgtgtattgatttttgtgaacgatcggtcaatgtgaacacgatCCGGGgagacattttgcgacgcccattgaaaattcttccagaatacgtacattttcaccactttctatctttctgcacattttggtaagaatttgagcattttaaagccctcaaaaagccaatcaATTtgactgaataataataataataacaataataataataattattataattataataataatcattacaatttcaatagggcctcccactgtcagtgctcgggccctaataataaactACTTTACTGCATTGAGCAGAATAATATGGTTGATTGGTGGAGCCAGCCCTACACGAGGTATGGTATTTAAAAGTGATTCAAGTCAAATGTATTAGGTAAGGTCAACTATTGTGAAGGTAGAGATGACGactttaaaaagacacaaacacattttgcagCAGTCAAATGCGTCCACTCATCTCTGCAGGATCTGAAATTTGGATTTAACCTTGTGGGtcacaaataaagtttttcctGGCTCAGAAACTGAGAAACTGAGGTAGGGTGACGTTTTCAGTGACAGGTGGAGCTCTGGTTTTTCTCAAACGTCTGGGTTTGAGCCTCTGTCGTGCTTGGTGCTCGTTTGCAGCTCAACACAATTGGGACACTTGGTTTCTTGGCCACTTGTGAAAACATGTAGGTTTAGCTGATGTGACCGACTAACGatatatagattatatttgtatatttaattcGTTTTCtgcttaattaattaatttgtttgtttaaaagggCATTTTTGATTTCAAAACAATGTCAAACTATGTTCATTCCTTTATTCGTGTATGTTTTCAAGCAAGTGCAGCATGGGGAATATAAAGCAGGTGGATCAGTCTGGGAGACAATTTACAGATTATTTTTTCTGACAAAACATTCCTATGAACTTCAGGAAAGTCTCCTCTGGCTGTTTGCCTGTCAGGTCGCGATGAGGGTGAAGAAAACCCACAGGTAGATGTGATGTTCACCTATCATGAGCTACATGGTGCCTGGTTTtaaagaagcaggaggaaggaggaacaataaactggaaacaggaagctgaagCAGGAGTCACAGGGTCAAATGCTGTTGGCTGAAGGTCAAACTCTTCAGTGGAGTTGATGAGAACAACAAGCAGCTTTAAGACGCAGAGACAATGTCCCACAGGTAAGTTTGTAGTGAGTGAAGTGATTGAACAGAacctgaggacagagagacacaaatcaTGTCTTTTACAAATAAGTTTGCCCTGCAAATGATTGTATGGAGATTGAAATGGCA from Pleuronectes platessa chromosome 14, fPlePla1.1, whole genome shotgun sequence carries:
- the LOC128455542 gene encoding protamine-like protein, which encodes MRYSVRLRNLMSQLKSSRRSRYPMGSKSPKRRVMTPKSRAKSPRRTKSPMRSRAKSPMRSRSPRRSRSPRTLFSPKGRVMTPKTRAKSPRRYKSPMRSRSPRRSKSPKMRVMTPKTRAKSPRRTKSPMRSRSTRRFSTPRRSRTPTRSKSPMRSESPKIRAKSPKMGANRSKSPRLRAKSPTRRVKLQREYLGYTVSNMILEAVSASKERHGISLPALKKALQAGGYDVARNNTRVLLTIRRLVASKALVQKKGQIKYK